One genomic region from Homalodisca vitripennis isolate AUS2020 chromosome 6, UT_GWSS_2.1, whole genome shotgun sequence encodes:
- the LOC124365117 gene encoding kynurenine formamidase-like, translated as METMLVALPLLVLASSVYAAYIDLTYPINADTLYWFKDKFVLTPLVRQTDPHWVATNKLTTPEHGGTHIDAPYHFNPDGWKLGQVPLSRLFMVEGVLINKTEAVQKDPEYQLTVQDIEEWEKENGPLPSGCVVLVLFGWGHKYPDRKTYLGLQGDGDWDRHFPSITGEAAKWLVDSGKVYGVGTDTASPDSKGIPIVHKTLTKENLYIMENLDMSHLKDVPPRGFKLAILPMRIEEGTGAPVHVILVTKEKTD; from the exons ATGGAGACAATGCTAGTGGCATTACCATTGCTCGTTCTGGCATCCTCAGTGTATGCAGCTTATATTGATCTGACATACCCCATCAATGCCGACACCTTGTACTGGTTCAAGGACAAGTTTGTGTTGACGCCCCTGGTGCGCCAGACTGATCCCCATTGGGTGGCCACCAACAAACTGACTACACCCGAACACGGAGGCACCCACATAGACGCCCCCTACCACTTCAACCCCGATGGCTGGAAATTGGGACAGGTCCCTCTCAGTAGGCTGTTTATGGTGGAAG GGGTGTTGATAAACAAGACAGAAGCGGTCCAGAAGGATCCTGAGTACCAGCTGACAGTGCAGGATATTGAGGAGTGGGAGAAAGAGAACGGTCCATTGCCCAGTGGTTGTGTGGTGCTGGTGCTGTTTGGCTGGGGTCACAAATATCCAGATCGCAAGACCTATCTGGGACTCCAGGGCGATGGAGACTGGGACAGGCACTTCCCCTCGATCACTGGAG AGGCAGCCAAGTGGTTAGTGGACTCAGGCAAGGTTTACGGAGTAGGGACAGATACTGCTTCACCTGACAGCAAGGGAATCCCTATTGTACACAAAACACTGACCAAGGAGAACCTCTACATCATGGAGAACCTGGACATGAGCCATCTGAAGGATGTGCCTCCCAGAGGATTCAAACTGGCAATACTCCCCATGAGGATAGAGGAGGGAACCGGAGCTCCTGTCCACGTTATCTTGGTCACCAAGGAGAAAACTGATTAG